In one Lolium rigidum isolate FL_2022 chromosome 3, APGP_CSIRO_Lrig_0.1, whole genome shotgun sequence genomic region, the following are encoded:
- the LOC124701074 gene encoding E3 ubiquitin-protein ligase Os06g0535400-like — MIAIAGAVVAGAAAAAAAAATAGILALAWAHGDRQEGATYTVAEQECAVCLSELAGAAGCSGETEPSAVPVRVLPECGHGFHDECIGRWLLLRPECPLCRHPVPVEVPAHGRPVTKAVIPAVVLAEAAPSWSRPARIACGFGDGRVMWTRSPTMPQ; from the coding sequence ATGATCGCTATTGCCGGCGCGGTGGTCGCCGGTGCGGCAGCCGCTGCCGCAGCCGCAGCGACAGCCGGGATTCTTGCCTTGGCGTGGGCACACGGCGACCGGCAGGAAGGCGCCACGTACACGGTGGCGGAGCAGGAGTGCGCTGTGTGCCTGTCGGAGCTGGCCGGAGCGGCGGGATGCTCCGGCGAGACTGAGCCATCGGCGGTGCCGGTACGGGTGCTGCCGGAGTGCGGGCATGGGTTCCACGATGAGTGCATCGGCAGGTGGCTGCTGCTGCGCCCCGAGTGCCCGCTCTGCCGCCACCCGGTGCCGGTCGAGGTCCCCGCGCATGGTCGGCCTGTCACGAAGGCCGTGATACCTGCAGTGGTGCTGGCGGAGGCGGCGCCTTCATGGTCACGGCCGGCGAGGATTGCGTGCGGCTTCGGCGACGGGAGGGTGATGTGGACGCGTAGTCCGACGATGCCACAGTAA